The Halomicrobium zhouii genomic sequence TCCACGGTCGACACCGGCGTCGGCTTCCTCGACCACATGCTGGATTCGTTCGCGACGCACGGGCTGTTCGACCTCACCGTCACCTGCGACGGGGACCTGGAGGTGGACGAGCACCACACCGTCGAGGACGTCGCCATCACGCTGGGCGAGGCCCTGGAGGAGGCGCTGGGCGACAAGCGCGGCATCGTCCGCTTCGCCGACCGCCGGGTGCCCCTTGACGAGGCCGTCGCGAGCGTCGTCGTGGACGTCTCGGGCCGGCCGTACTTCGAGTTCGAGGGCGAGTTCTCCCAGGGCCGGGTCGGCGGGCTGACGAGCACCATGGCCGAGCACTTCTGTCGCTCGCTGGCGCACAACGCCGGCCTCACGCTCCACGTCGAGGTTTCGGGCGAGAACGCCCACCACGAGATCGAGGCGCTGTTCAAGGGCCTCGCGCGCTCGCTGGACGACGCGACCCGCATCGACGAGCGCCGCGGCGACGTGGCGAGCACGAAAGGGGAGCTGTAGGCGGATGCGAGGGAAGCGATGAGCGACGGCGGCCCACCGGGCGGCGCGACGTTCGACGAGATCATGGAGAAGTTCTCCGACTCCCCCGGCCAGCAGGCCGTCATCCGCCTGCTGCTCGAACGGGGCTTCTCCGTCAACGAGGAGGGCCGGGTCGTCTCGGGGGGGATCGAGATCCCCAACACCGGCATCGCCCGCGAGGTGGGCGTCGACCGCCGGGTCGTCGACGCGACGACGAGCGCTATCCTCGACGACGAGGAACTGACGCGCATCTTCACGAACATCTCGGCCATCCCGAGCCTGATGGATCTCGCGCCGGTGCTCGACCTCACCGTCCTCACCGTCGCGGTGCGGGACGCCGAGGAGACGGGCATCGTCGCCACCGTCACCGACGCCATCGCCGACCACGAGCTCACCATCCGCCAGGTCATCTCTGAGGACCCGGAGTTCACCGACGAACCCGTGCTGTACGTCATCACCGACGAGGACCTGCCCGGGGAACTCATCAACGAACTCCGCGCGTTCGAGTTCGTGCGGCGTATCGAAATCGAGTGAGAATGAAACTGGTTCACGGGGTGGCGCGGTCTTCCCTTCCAAGGCGGCTATTAGTGCTTGCCCTGTGCACTGTGTGTCTCGTTGCGTCGCTCTCTGTCGCCCCTGTGTCGGCAACCGGGGCAGGTGACTCCGGTGACGTTGCTGTGTACAGTACGACGGAGACTGACTTAGATAACGCCACCGCAGTCCACACGGGGATAACGAGCGGATCTATCCTCCCCACCGAGCGGATGGTTGCCGGTGAAACGCTTGTCGTGGTCGTCGACTCCAAGCGACTCGCAACTGACCTCGACGCAGGTGCCGGCTCGCCGACCGCGCGGTTCTTCGACGCGCTCGACGGGGAGGCAGGGTTCCGAATCGTCCAGACGAACATGGATAGTCACAGCCCGCCGAAGGTCCCACGGTTGGGGCCCGAGAACGTGACGATCTACCGGAACGGGGCAACGACGTACTTCCTCGTCGACACGGGGGTGCTTGAGTTCCCCCAATATCTGGCCGGGAAAGACAAATACGAACCAGCCGGGCTACAGGACGGGGATCGGTTTGCCGTAGAGTTCGGTTACGGGCTCGGCGAGGTGCCGTTCCACGGGGCGAGCAAGTACGAACCTGCAGGCCCGGCCGTCACCCTGTACACAGCCGAAAGCGGACTGCCCGAGACGCCGACGGAGTCGGCCACTGCGGCCCAGACTGCGACGCCGGGTGAAACAGAGACGGCACCGCCGGTCGATTCACGCACGAATGAGACGGAGGAACGAACGCCGTACGCGACCGGGGAAGATGGTGCTGGCTTTACGCTAACCGCTGCCTCCGCTGCCCTGATCTTACTGGCCGCTGCTGTGGCACGTCGCCAGTCCGGATAACCGTTCAGGATGAATCGAAGCAAGCCACGCGATGTGAGTCTCCAGTTACCGACGATCCCAAACTCACAGATACTCGAACAGATCGGCCCGATCCTGCTCCGAAAACCGATAGCCGTCGTTCTCACGGAGTGAATCGATCACCGATGAAAGGGCCGACTTCGACGCAATGAGGTCTCTCACAAGCGCCGCTTCCAGAAGTAGTTTCAGATCCCACACCTCAACACCACGTTGAGCAGCCATTTCGCCCGCATGTCCGTCGTCGGTTAGGAGCCGCTCGTCACGATTCTGTGCCACTGCAATACATTCTGCGTCGGTAAACGCGAGCGTCGCATCGGCAACGTCGTCGGCCAACTGGAGTTCGGCTTCGGTCAGCGAGCGAATTTCTAGCCACCCGCCTCGATAGGCTTTGACGTCGTCGATCCGTCCGACAAACTCGTATCCGGCGACGGCGTCCTGACTGAGTTCGTCGAAGACGGACGAAACTGTGCCGACGTCGTCGAACAGGCCGGGAAGCAGTTCCAGACGGCTGATCTTCGCCAGCGAACTCAAAACGTTGTTATCGACGACGACCATCTGAAAACCTCCTACTCCAGTCCTTCGAGGCGACTCTCACGTTCGTCTTCGTCGAGGAAGCCAATATTCCGGCCGACGCCGCGGTCCTGCAGTATCTCCTTGAACTCCTCCGGGCTATACCCGGCGAGCTCTGCCGCGCGATTGAGGCTCACGTCCCCGGTTTTGTACTGCTCGACGGCGAGTTCGACGCGGAGCTCCGGTCGCTTCTCCAGTAACGCCCGGAACGCTTCTTCGAGGAACTCCTCCTCGGTGTCGAAGCGTCCTGACTTCCTGAGAAGGTCGATGTTTTCCTGAACGTCGATCATTGACTGGGGACTCCTTGCGGGGACTTCTATCTTCAGCGTAATAAACGGTGAGGCAGACACGATGCCCCTCGTCAACTCGGTTTTCCGGCCGGCGACCCAACCATACGCATGCGCATCCACCGACGAGCCGGGGCCCTCGGCCGGGCCGTCTGGCGAGAGATTCGCGCCGAGCGGCTGACGTTCATGGCGGGCTCGATCGCTTACCACGCGTTCGTCTCGCTGCTCCCGTTCATGCTCGTCGTCCTGTTGCTCGTCAGCAGAGTCGACGACCAGGCCACCGCCGTCGAGGTGATTACGGCGATGACCACGTACCTCTCGCCGAACGCCAGCGACCTGGTGACCAGCACCGTCAGAGAGGCGACCGCCCAGACCAGCCTCTCGGTCCTCGGCGTCGGCGTGCTCCTCTGGGGAGCCATCAAGATCTTCCGGAGCCTCGACGAGGCCTTCTCCGACATCTACGACGTCACCACAGAGAAGGGGCTAGTCGACTCCTTCACGGACGCCATCGTCGCGCTGGCAGCGGTCGGCCTCGGCCTCGGCGTCGCGGGGGTCATCGGCTCGGTGGTCACCTTCGGCGACGGGCAGGTGGGGAGCCTCCTCGGCACCGTCGTCTCGACGGCGAGCCTCGCCATCGTCTTCCTGCCGCTGTTCTACCTCTTCCCCGACGAGGACGTCACCGTCCGCGAGATCGTGCCGGGAACAATCCTGGCGGCCGTCGGCTGGACGGTCCTGGAGTTCCTCTTTCGCTACTACGTCGCCGTCGCCAGCGTCGGCGAGCGCTACGGCGTCCTCGGCACCGTCCTCCTGCTCCTGACGTGGCTCTACTTCAGCGGGTTCGTCCTGCTGGTCGGCGCAGCGGTCAACGCCGTCCTCGCCGGGCGGTCGGTCGATAGCTCCGAGGCCGGGT encodes the following:
- the hisB gene encoding imidazoleglycerol-phosphate dehydratase HisB, yielding MTDRTAAVARETAETDVEVTLDLDGDGDSTVDTGVGFLDHMLDSFATHGLFDLTVTCDGDLEVDEHHTVEDVAITLGEALEEALGDKRGIVRFADRRVPLDEAVASVVVDVSGRPYFEFEGEFSQGRVGGLTSTMAEHFCRSLAHNAGLTLHVEVSGENAHHEIEALFKGLARSLDDATRIDERRGDVASTKGEL
- a CDS encoding amino acid-binding protein, translated to MSDGGPPGGATFDEIMEKFSDSPGQQAVIRLLLERGFSVNEEGRVVSGGIEIPNTGIAREVGVDRRVVDATTSAILDDEELTRIFTNISAIPSLMDLAPVLDLTVLTVAVRDAEETGIVATVTDAIADHELTIRQVISEDPEFTDEPVLYVITDEDLPGELINELRAFEFVRRIEIE
- a CDS encoding YihY/virulence factor BrkB family protein, whose product is MRIHRRAGALGRAVWREIRAERLTFMAGSIAYHAFVSLLPFMLVVLLLVSRVDDQATAVEVITAMTTYLSPNASDLVTSTVREATAQTSLSVLGVGVLLWGAIKIFRSLDEAFSDIYDVTTEKGLVDSFTDAIVALAAVGLGLGVAGVIGSVVTFGDGQVGSLLGTVVSTASLAIVFLPLFYLFPDEDVTVREIVPGTILAAVGWTVLEFLFRYYVAVASVGERYGVLGTVLLLLTWLYFSGFVLLVGAAVNAVLAGRSVDSSEAGWGENRDAKERAPFTDPLRRIEDALDAGEPLSVAVRDESVALPTPDEHEVTVSAPNRPESLGGDEVEGRLILRWVYGRSVGEGKSEEREVPTDGRE
- a CDS encoding UPF0175 family protein, which encodes MSASPFITLKIEVPARSPQSMIDVQENIDLLRKSGRFDTEEEFLEEAFRALLEKRPELRVELAVEQYKTGDVSLNRAAELAGYSPEEFKEILQDRGVGRNIGFLDEDERESRLEGLE